Part of the Haemophilus influenzae genome is shown below.
AAAAAATGATGCAAGACACGTGGAACTGGCAGAAAAATAATCCAAAAGGGTATAGAGATTAATATTCTCTAATATTTGTTTTTCTTTTTTAGGAAGAAGAATGCTAAACATTAGGGGAATGATTAAAAATCCCCTAATTTTTACAAAAATCCTTTAATTGAAAGGCGAAATTTCTAAAATACAACTAAAATTAACCGCACTTTATGTCAAATTCCCTTTCTTCCCAAATTTTTACGCGCAAGATGTTAATTTGCGCCTTCACAGGTTTTAATTCTGGTTTGCCATTATTTGTGTTATTGCAAATGTTGCCTGTTTGGCTGACAGATAAACATCTTTCAATTGAGCTTATTGGAGCAGTAACTGGAGTGATGTTGCCTTATGGATTGAAATTTTTGTGGGCACCATTATTAGATCGTTATTTCCCGAGTTTTTTAGGGCGTCGTCGTAGCTGGATGTTGCTTTCACAAGTGGCATTATTGATTTTACTTTACATCATTAGCCTGTTTGATCCGCTCACACAACTGGGTACAGTAGCAAATATTGCGTTGCTTATCGCCTTTTTTTCAGCTACACAAGATATCGTGTTGGATGCGTATCGTCGTGAAATTTTGAGTGATCATGAATTAGGTTTAGGAAACACTATTCATATTAATGCTTATCGAATTGCGGGATTAATTCCAGGGGGATTATCGCTATATTTGGCGGCGATTTATCCTTGGGAAACCGTCTTTTTGTGGACCGCACTTTGTATGTTAGCAGGCATCTTCATGACACTATTTTTAGCAAAAGAGCCAAAAATAGACATGCAGCAAACTAATCAGCCGTTCTATCAAGCGTTTTGGATTCCATTACAAGAATTTTTCCAGCGTAAGGGCGTCATTCAGGCTATCGGTTTTTTACTGTTTTTGTTTTTGTATAAGTTCGGGGATTCTTTTGCCACAACGTTACAAACCAAATTTATTTATGACATGGGATTTAGCAAAGAGGATATTGCTATTGTTGTAAAAAGTACTTCACTTTGGTCAAGCATTTTATCTGGGCTTGCTGGTGGTATGATAATGCTAAAACTGGGTATTAACCGTGCATTGTGGTTATTTGGGCTTGTACAAATGGTAACAATTGGTGGGTTTATTTGGTTGTCTGCTTTCGGTCATTTTGATGTTATTACATCTGCCGAGTTATGGAAACTAGGTGTTGTGATTGCAGCAGAATATATCGGCGTTGGACTTGGTACCGCAGCTTTTGTGGCTTTTATGGCGCGTGAGAGTAATCCTCTTTATACTGCAACACAGCTTGCACTTTTTACAAGCCTTTCAGCTTTGCCAAGTAAAGTTTTAGGTATACTTTCTGGTTATGTTGTGGGAGCAGTGGGGTATTATCAGTATTTTTGGTTTTGTTTATTTTTAGCGATTCCCGGCATGCTTTGTTTATTTTGGGTAGCACCTTGGAAGCAAGAAAATAATAAGACCAGCTCAGTATAAAAGTGCGGTAAAAATTATAAAAAATTTGACCGCACTATGCTTTATCAGTATCTTAATCACGTTTTGTATTAATGGAGATTTTTTATGAAAATTATTCTTTTAGGTGCACCGGGTGCAGGTAAAGGCACTCAAGCACAATTTATTATGAACAAATTTGGTATCCCGCAAATTTCAACTGGTGATATGTTCCGTGCTGCAATCAAAGCGGGGACT
Proteins encoded:
- a CDS encoding MFS transporter, which gives rise to MSNSLSSQIFTRKMLICAFTGFNSGLPLFVLLQMLPVWLTDKHLSIELIGAVTGVMLPYGLKFLWAPLLDRYFPSFLGRRRSWMLLSQVALLILLYIISLFDPLTQLGTVANIALLIAFFSATQDIVLDAYRREILSDHELGLGNTIHINAYRIAGLIPGGLSLYLAAIYPWETVFLWTALCMLAGIFMTLFLAKEPKIDMQQTNQPFYQAFWIPLQEFFQRKGVIQAIGFLLFLFLYKFGDSFATTLQTKFIYDMGFSKEDIAIVVKSTSLWSSILSGLAGGMIMLKLGINRALWLFGLVQMVTIGGFIWLSAFGHFDVITSAELWKLGVVIAAEYIGVGLGTAAFVAFMARESNPLYTATQLALFTSLSALPSKVLGILSGYVVGAVGYYQYFWFCLFLAIPGMLCLFWVAPWKQENNKTSSV